A window of Cognatishimia sp. WU-CL00825 contains these coding sequences:
- a CDS encoding fatty acid desaturase gives MAELHHSEPAEVGQTNARDWVKVLAQYREPNHLRSVFELVVSLVPFVALWALAWWALSFSYVLAFALSAFNALFLLRLFAIQHDCGHGALFKNRHVSDWIGRAIGVLTLTPYDVWRRTHAVHHGASGNLSKRGMGDIHTKTVSEYQALSAWGKLNYRLYRNPIVLFGFGPSYLFLLQQRLPFGLMSQAKYWVSAMGTNVVILVALLVVWYFGGFAPLLLIFLPTTLIAATAGMWLFYVQHQFEYTSWDEDEDWQLHDAALHGSSYYVLPSVLQWFTANIGIHHVHHVYSRIPFYRLTEVLRDQKELTQINRMTIGESFASAKLHLWDEKGGRLLSFAQSNAIYG, from the coding sequence ATGGCAGAACTTCATCACTCGGAACCGGCAGAGGTTGGCCAAACAAATGCGCGCGATTGGGTCAAAGTTCTGGCGCAGTATCGTGAGCCCAATCACCTGCGCAGTGTTTTTGAGCTTGTGGTGAGCCTCGTGCCTTTTGTAGCGCTTTGGGCCTTGGCCTGGTGGGCCCTGTCTTTCAGCTATGTGCTGGCCTTTGCGTTATCTGCATTTAATGCTTTGTTTTTGTTGCGACTTTTTGCCATTCAACATGATTGTGGGCACGGGGCACTATTCAAAAATCGCCATGTCAGCGATTGGATCGGGCGCGCCATCGGCGTTTTGACCCTGACGCCATATGATGTGTGGCGCCGCACCCATGCGGTGCACCATGGTGCCTCAGGGAACCTCAGCAAGCGTGGCATGGGCGACATTCACACCAAGACTGTGTCCGAATATCAGGCGCTGAGTGCTTGGGGGAAGCTGAATTATCGCCTGTATCGCAACCCGATTGTCTTATTTGGATTTGGACCTAGCTATCTGTTTTTGCTGCAACAACGCCTGCCGTTTGGCCTGATGAGCCAAGCCAAATACTGGGTCAGCGCTATGGGCACAAATGTTGTCATTTTGGTAGCGCTTTTAGTCGTCTGGTATTTTGGCGGATTTGCACCCTTGCTGTTGATTTTCTTGCCAACCACGTTGATCGCAGCCACCGCGGGCATGTGGTTGTTCTATGTGCAGCACCAATTTGAATACACAAGCTGGGACGAAGACGAGGACTGGCAGCTGCATGACGCGGCTCTGCATGGCAGCTCGTACTACGTTTTGCCAAGTGTTTTGCAGTGGTTCACTGCCAATATTGGCATTCACCATGTGCACCATGTCTATAGTCGTATCCCATTTTATCGTCTGACCGAAGTGTTGCGCGACCAAAAAGAACTGACCCAGATCAACCGCATGACCATTGGCGAAAGCTTTGCCAGTGCCAAGTTGCACCTGTGGGATGAAAAGGGTGGCAGGTTGCTTTCCTTTGCGCAAAGCAACGCGATCTATGGCTGA
- a CDS encoding 4-oxalocrotonate tautomerase family protein, whose amino-acid sequence MPYVNIKVTKEGGPDGNGPSANQQAALIAGVSALLQDVLGKDPSSTFVVIDQIPVESWGIGGLPVLDYRQQAQS is encoded by the coding sequence ATGCCCTATGTAAACATAAAGGTCACAAAAGAAGGTGGCCCAGACGGCAACGGACCTAGTGCAAACCAACAAGCGGCTTTGATTGCGGGTGTCAGTGCTTTGCTGCAAGATGTGTTGGGCAAAGACCCCAGTAGCACTTTTGTTGTAATTGATCAGATTCCAGTGGAAAGCTGGGGTATTGGAGGTTTGCCTGTATTGGACTATCGACAGCAAGCCCAAAGCTGA
- a CDS encoding nuclear transport factor 2 family protein, whose translation MSPDSFAAITAQIETYFDALYHADSTRLRAIFHPNLAYVCATTGDEMALDLETYLARVDKRVPPAETGDARDDRILEISVGANIAQVKASMTLMQRDYLDYLTFVKHDGRWCIVAKVFEYVPRKD comes from the coding sequence ATGAGCCCGGATTCGTTTGCTGCGATCACTGCACAGATCGAAACTTATTTTGACGCGCTTTATCATGCCGATAGTACAAGGCTGCGTGCGATTTTTCACCCCAACTTGGCCTATGTTTGTGCAACCACTGGCGACGAAATGGCATTGGATTTGGAAACCTATCTGGCCCGCGTCGACAAGCGCGTTCCACCGGCAGAAACCGGAGATGCAAGGGACGATCGTATTTTAGAGATTTCGGTGGGCGCAAATATTGCCCAAGTCAAAGCATCCATGACGCTGATGCAGCGCGATTACCTCGACTATTTGACCTTTGTAAAACACGACGGCCGATGGTGCATCGTTGCAAAGGTATTTGAATATGTTCCAAGAAAGGACTGA
- the gstA gene encoding glutathione transferase GstA: MKLYYKPGACSLASHIVLQEIGNRFEIEKVDTDTGLTETGADYLQVNAKGYVPALDLDGAGVLTEGPAILQFLADSAPQAQLAPPIGTVERAKMLEQLTFVSSELHKAFSPLFSAQASETDQERAKEQVAVKFTQVEAVLADARETLVPGHFGIADIYLFVVANWANFKGIALSDWPYLQAFLARVSKRASVERAMKAEGLLA; this comes from the coding sequence ATGAAGTTGTATTACAAACCCGGCGCTTGTTCTTTGGCGAGCCATATTGTGCTGCAAGAGATTGGCAACCGCTTTGAGATCGAAAAGGTCGATACTGACACTGGCTTGACCGAGACTGGGGCTGACTATTTGCAAGTCAACGCCAAGGGCTATGTGCCTGCGCTGGATCTTGATGGGGCGGGTGTTTTGACCGAGGGGCCAGCGATTTTGCAGTTTCTTGCAGATTCCGCGCCCCAAGCACAACTTGCACCCCCGATCGGAACCGTGGAGCGGGCCAAAATGTTAGAGCAATTGACGTTTGTCTCAAGTGAATTGCACAAGGCATTTTCGCCGCTGTTTAGCGCGCAAGCCTCTGAAACAGACCAAGAGCGTGCGAAGGAACAGGTTGCGGTCAAGTTTACCCAGGTTGAAGCGGTCTTGGCAGATGCGCGCGAAACTTTGGTGCCAGGCCACTTTGGCATTGCTGACATCTATCTGTTTGTGGTTGCCAATTGGGCCAATTTCAAAGGTATCGCCTTGAGCGACTGGCCTTATTTACAGGCCTTTTTGGCACGTGTCTCCAAGCGGGCAAGCGTTGAACGTGCGATGAAGGCAGAAGGGTTGTTGGCATGA
- a CDS encoding helix-turn-helix domain-containing protein: protein MTKNQSPEPPEPCMLTECMAVISGAWAPNVIWSLRAGPRRFSELRVDIPPISAKVLSARLSELEAKGVLLRHVRRTSPPSTEYELTSLGTELLPALDAIVQVGHRLKQRK, encoded by the coding sequence ATGACAAAAAATCAAAGCCCAGAACCGCCAGAACCCTGCATGCTGACAGAGTGTATGGCGGTTATATCCGGCGCTTGGGCCCCAAATGTGATCTGGTCTTTGCGCGCAGGGCCGCGCCGCTTCAGCGAATTGAGAGTTGATATTCCTCCGATCTCCGCCAAAGTCCTCTCAGCTCGGTTGTCAGAGCTTGAGGCAAAGGGTGTTCTGCTGCGCCACGTGCGTCGAACTTCTCCACCGTCCACAGAATATGAACTGACGTCACTTGGGACAGAACTTCTGCCCGCCTTGGACGCAATTGTTCAGGTTGGCCATCGGCTAAAGCAACGAAAGTAA